In Acidobacteriota bacterium, a genomic segment contains:
- a CDS encoding TatD family hydrolase, translating into MTTEGPWTDSHCHLAMEAFHGDRAQVLERARAAGVTRMVIVGTCPGDWLASAVLAQEVGGKATAGLHPHEASLWGPDSALLLGKALSHPSICAVGEIGLDYHYDLSERQIQRLAFSEQVRLALDRGLPVVVHSRSAFEDTVGILREAGSALRGVVHCYTYGVQEAEAFLALGMHLSFSGIATFPKASGIREALRTVPPERLLLETDAPYLAPPPFRGKRCEPAHVAVVGGHLARFLGMDPLDLARTTTRNALGLFSLDRP; encoded by the coding sequence GTGACCACCGAGGGGCCCTGGACCGACAGCCATTGCCACCTGGCCATGGAGGCCTTCCACGGCGACCGCGCCCAGGTCCTCGAGCGTGCGCGCGCCGCGGGGGTCACCCGCATGGTCATCGTCGGTACGTGTCCGGGCGACTGGCTCGCCTCGGCGGTCCTGGCCCAGGAGGTAGGGGGGAAGGCCACCGCCGGCCTGCATCCGCACGAGGCCTCCCTTTGGGGCCCGGATTCCGCTCTCCTCCTCGGGAAGGCCTTATCGCACCCGAGCATCTGCGCCGTGGGAGAGATCGGACTCGACTATCATTACGATCTTTCGGAGCGCCAGATCCAGCGCCTGGCCTTCTCGGAGCAGGTCCGCCTGGCTCTGGACCGGGGCCTTCCCGTGGTCGTCCACTCCCGGAGCGCCTTCGAGGATACGGTGGGCATACTGCGGGAGGCCGGGAGCGCCCTGCGGGGGGTCGTCCACTGCTACACCTATGGAGTCCAGGAGGCCGAGGCCTTTCTGGCGCTCGGGATGCACCTTTCCTTCTCCGGAATCGCCACCTTCCCCAAGGCCTCGGGGATCCGGGAGGCCCTGAGAACGGTTCCGCCCGAACGGCTTCTCCTGGAGACCGATGCGCCGTACCTCGCCCCCCCGCCGTTCCGCGGGAAGCGGTGCGAACCCGCGCACGTGGCCGTCGTGGGGGGCCACTTGGCGCGGTTCCTGGGGATGGACCCTCTGGACCTGGCCCGGACCACCACCCGGAACGCCCTGGGACTGTTCAGCCTGGATCGGCCCTGA